From Pseudoalteromonas rubra, one genomic window encodes:
- a CDS encoding FG-GAP-like repeat-containing protein: MKTIIQIISLLFLFSSLAQASVAQSPSVYEDSSGNIYIQSPKQFVLIAGDINVPLHVYPTMGLLKLRYSNGQWTREVLSESQFRAIESQLQLSASLTERLRWQDIDGDGTRDYVLFTDASSYHDASLISIGTKSGAIRALKLPSGTNLANNYQLTDVNGDGRLDVKSGSEVFLASANGTFLYTGQGVVEPASKIDTTSGEFRVDETGQATYTVPVTLPKGPGGIKPSVSISYSSAAGVGNAGYGWNVAAASAITRCTKNIATDGKQQAVRMQKSDGYCLDGNRLILVSGSYGAANSTYRTELSNFMTIKAIGTDSSNTGPKGFIVESKDGDTKYYGDTSLSNDSDAFVKPAGSSAKGAHTWALKQISDIFGNKITYHYTTNTSLGYHLLNYISYGKVKVDFDYTDRNTRQYGYAHGGKVANVKRISGIEVTRGGEAYRYYNINGDGSKHDYIDSIQECTSFSADKSCKYALTFNYKKDTSDVGFAVAANQTSGIRTTTLLTDFNGDGRSDFLYTNSTGKVLSVKIAGHDTDVITSNLKSVNDFKLADVNGDGYTDIIYAQTSGSTTKWYAKAYQPATQTVSDMICDDGVQPYGAELMHADYLEEVQSAETVSSEAFSQPASLSRTQLQGRGICYPHEYVERLSFSSAVALTPGYSSSTMFVDIDGDGLSDWLSSSGRKLSYRKNIESNNALGRDYGALDYFYEFSTADFSPDRSSQGCYSSHSIERKFTKSADINADGVSDFIVRLKTSYGPMHSQAGCPGSRTAYKYKLLLSKGTDEYSKFDYDFSGVEDIRFADLNGDGLSDLVFAKNSGWQYRLGTGNATAPLQSAKSLSILSAKMGTASYRGNVHFADVNQDNIADIIALNHAQVVDREGYCRWVGDGLPHGIEPEVPALAEEVGTTSWQNCGTGYVWVDTTYTDGVQATVWTGKTTSATSIGYTAIKLGGELKGTGHTLKIGDIDGDGLVDVLRSSTAATSNATFAHYRNTMLSASVASHKLTKVTTGFGVETDINYKKISDDAVYTHLPAFNTLGKVNANFFSPKFGMWLVSSVYSDSNGSGSSAQQVGVKYKYSGFKIDKLGRGPQGFYEIETTDPQTNIKTTTRYHQSWPLTGKPQFTKSYAGDNLITHATSTFRQHTDKLGSLFVYLRHSDEKGWQVGSDGTRRPIKRIMVTNSYDSGLTDKWGNLTSNTTATYMPTGSGQDSWTVAHITSSTNAYYTGADYLRYGRLKSSSVRQLQYAKQGLSYSNLTRKTEFTYYDNLMLKSETVAPECAGSSTSRNNVNHCDASNKYTKTLHYDAFGNVKQTDVTAGSETRSSYTQYDSTGELVVRKTNALNQAVTYLYNGVSNPDGRIESITETSPNGVSTTKLLNQWGEVVETRFANGTYQKRETLSCGSSSLCSSVSGRYYTKSTQSGVAAQYEVFDIYGRNVRNTKVLVDGSVAYEDITYDRHNNPITKTLPYKLGETKYTTRFDFDGYNRLEKTTMPSGKVTSIQYLGHLTRTTDVGGSNDGYSASSYKRDEMQDVLDRTLYKTDPYTGSNPDIVNRVKFNYDAFGNTVSTINAVYNSSSGQFKNTVTTTHYDRYGRKIKVEDPSRGTWQLYYNGFGNIVKEVNGRSETKVNSFTKLGQVSRTVQLDKTVPGRSLISCNVYGNSKSAHNIGKLTDSYQFRVTGSAPSCENLIANNTASISKHYTFDDLGRSESSVIKNAGGEFKTVSSYNSLGQVSQMALPNGMFVKSYYTNGQLRSNYDAATNKLLSKIERVDAQGRVTQQTFAGGVSRTQSFEKDSAFIDSISISNATQTLYTVNYKHDIRGTTRHRISQYYEPGVGNDSFKFTESFGYENNGLQRLETRTVSHASTRYGVSLRLANQTYSYDAYGNIKTNTNVGTYNYTNTNNPYQLTSVSGASGKRSYSMSYDSHGNIVNDGQRRFYYTQFDKPYKITKDNNTFTEFRYDEAGHRYYRKDVQLVNGSSQTKQVYYVGKVYELIKQSGGKNSSGSALPSQIEHRWYAGGVVISQVEGQAQKTQVAHSDMLGSTVLVTNDSGSAIAQYIYDPWGKQQRVYAASEMGSSLLPLTQMRAFTGHEQVDQLEVIHMNGRIYDANLGRFLQADPFVQFPDLTQSHNRYSYVLNNPLTYNDPSGYFLKKLMKITGLSSLLKAIAKIPILDAAVSIALGIYAPWALPLYQGLKTYAVTGSFGAALKAYVISSVTIGVSEVIGGALPFEAGGLTAVANVASHAMVGGITSVLQGGKFGHGFVSSMVTASMKGFMKPQTGVFADAVKRTIIAGVVGGTVSELTGGKFANGAVTSAMQWWYNAEGNPSFPDADLLPKYGIDPSSGEPVTEIRSRFAKRDNDPEVFEVSAHGVVGTKHGKEAGFMLVGRDYKTGDSYSVQMSLENAGWTPGTPIKLYACYTGALGSNSFAQHLSDALQVTVTAPTNIVYLHGDGSYTHRADGKFVTFQPRKVED; encoded by the coding sequence ATGAAAACAATAATACAAATAATAAGCTTGTTATTTCTGTTTTCCTCACTGGCACAGGCGAGTGTTGCACAGTCGCCCAGTGTCTATGAGGATAGCTCGGGAAATATCTATATTCAGTCGCCCAAGCAGTTTGTCTTAATTGCCGGTGACATTAATGTGCCTTTACACGTCTACCCCACCATGGGGTTGCTCAAACTAAGATACAGTAACGGCCAGTGGACCCGTGAAGTACTCTCTGAATCACAGTTTAGAGCCATAGAATCTCAGTTGCAGCTGAGCGCCTCGCTGACAGAGCGCCTGCGCTGGCAAGACATAGATGGTGATGGGACCAGAGATTATGTCCTCTTCACTGATGCATCCTCTTATCATGATGCGAGTCTCATTTCGATTGGCACTAAGTCGGGCGCGATCCGTGCACTTAAGTTGCCGTCGGGTACTAATCTGGCTAACAACTATCAACTTACAGATGTTAACGGTGACGGCCGACTAGATGTAAAGTCGGGCTCTGAGGTTTTCCTGGCATCGGCAAATGGTACTTTCTTATATACCGGGCAAGGTGTCGTAGAGCCGGCCAGCAAAATAGATACAACTTCCGGTGAGTTCAGAGTGGATGAAACGGGTCAGGCAACCTACACAGTACCTGTGACCTTACCTAAGGGACCTGGTGGCATTAAACCGTCGGTTTCTATCTCTTATAGCTCAGCTGCAGGCGTCGGCAACGCCGGGTATGGATGGAATGTCGCAGCCGCTTCAGCCATCACTCGATGTACAAAAAACATTGCCACAGACGGTAAACAGCAAGCAGTCAGAATGCAAAAGAGCGACGGTTATTGTTTAGATGGTAATCGCCTGATCCTGGTCAGTGGCAGCTATGGTGCCGCAAACAGTACCTATCGCACTGAGCTGTCTAACTTTATGACCATTAAAGCAATCGGTACAGATAGCAGTAACACCGGACCTAAAGGCTTTATTGTTGAATCCAAAGATGGTGATACAAAATATTACGGCGACACGTCGTTAAGCAATGACAGTGATGCGTTTGTCAAACCAGCTGGCAGCTCAGCGAAAGGGGCACACACCTGGGCACTGAAGCAGATCAGTGATATTTTCGGCAATAAAATTACCTATCACTACACCACCAATACCAGCCTTGGCTATCACCTGCTGAACTACATTTCTTACGGAAAGGTCAAAGTTGACTTTGATTACACCGACCGTAATACCCGCCAGTATGGTTACGCCCATGGGGGTAAGGTGGCGAATGTAAAACGCATCTCTGGGATTGAGGTCACACGCGGCGGTGAGGCATACCGTTACTACAATATCAACGGTGATGGCAGTAAGCATGACTATATTGACAGCATTCAGGAATGTACCTCGTTCAGTGCTGATAAATCATGTAAGTATGCGCTTACCTTTAACTATAAAAAAGACACCAGCGATGTTGGGTTTGCGGTGGCAGCAAACCAAACTTCAGGAATAAGAACAACGACCTTACTGACCGATTTTAACGGCGATGGTCGCTCGGACTTCTTATATACCAACAGTACGGGAAAAGTACTGAGTGTTAAGATCGCAGGTCATGATACAGATGTGATCACCTCAAACCTGAAGTCGGTTAATGATTTTAAACTGGCAGATGTGAACGGGGACGGGTATACCGATATTATCTATGCACAAACGTCGGGCTCGACAACCAAGTGGTATGCCAAGGCCTACCAGCCAGCGACACAAACGGTGTCGGATATGATCTGTGATGACGGCGTACAGCCTTATGGCGCAGAGCTGATGCACGCCGATTATTTAGAAGAAGTCCAGTCGGCAGAGACCGTAAGTAGCGAAGCGTTTTCCCAGCCAGCCAGCCTGAGCCGTACACAATTGCAAGGCAGAGGCATTTGTTACCCACATGAGTACGTTGAAAGACTTTCTTTCAGCTCGGCTGTGGCGCTCACCCCGGGGTATTCAAGTTCCACGATGTTTGTTGATATTGACGGTGATGGCTTGTCTGACTGGCTATCTAGTTCAGGTAGAAAACTGTCCTATCGTAAGAACATAGAATCTAATAACGCACTGGGCCGGGACTATGGTGCACTTGATTATTTCTATGAATTTAGTACCGCAGACTTTTCTCCTGATCGAAGCAGCCAGGGGTGCTATTCATCTCATTCCATAGAGCGTAAATTCACCAAAAGCGCAGACATTAACGCAGATGGTGTATCAGACTTCATTGTCAGGCTAAAAACCAGTTATGGCCCCATGCACAGTCAGGCTGGGTGTCCGGGCTCTCGTACGGCTTATAAATATAAGCTTCTGCTGAGTAAAGGCACGGATGAATACAGTAAATTCGACTATGACTTCAGTGGTGTGGAAGACATTCGGTTTGCAGACTTAAATGGCGATGGCTTGTCTGATCTGGTGTTTGCTAAAAACAGTGGCTGGCAGTATCGCCTGGGTACTGGCAATGCGACCGCACCACTACAGTCGGCAAAAAGCTTGTCGATCCTCTCAGCAAAAATGGGCACAGCGAGTTACCGTGGGAATGTCCACTTTGCTGATGTAAACCAGGATAATATTGCTGATATCATCGCGCTTAACCATGCTCAAGTGGTGGATCGTGAAGGATATTGTCGTTGGGTAGGGGATGGCCTTCCCCATGGCATTGAACCTGAAGTACCGGCGTTGGCCGAGGAAGTGGGAACCACTTCATGGCAAAATTGTGGTACGGGCTATGTCTGGGTCGATACAACCTATACCGATGGGGTGCAGGCCACCGTCTGGACAGGGAAAACAACCAGCGCCACGAGTATTGGCTACACTGCAATCAAACTGGGTGGTGAATTAAAAGGCACTGGCCATACGCTTAAAATTGGTGACATAGATGGTGATGGCCTGGTTGATGTGTTGCGCAGTAGTACAGCTGCCACGTCCAATGCAACCTTTGCGCACTATCGTAATACAATGCTGAGTGCCAGTGTCGCCTCGCATAAGTTGACTAAAGTCACCACAGGTTTCGGTGTTGAAACCGACATTAACTATAAGAAAATATCAGACGACGCGGTGTACACCCATTTACCGGCGTTTAATACCTTAGGTAAGGTGAATGCGAACTTCTTCTCACCAAAATTTGGTATGTGGCTGGTTAGCAGTGTCTATTCAGATTCTAATGGCAGTGGTTCATCGGCCCAGCAAGTGGGTGTTAAATACAAATACTCCGGGTTTAAGATTGATAAACTGGGGCGTGGGCCTCAGGGCTTCTATGAAATAGAAACCACCGATCCACAAACGAACATCAAAACGACGACGCGCTATCACCAGAGCTGGCCACTGACGGGTAAGCCTCAGTTCACCAAATCTTATGCCGGCGATAACCTGATCACGCATGCAACCTCTACTTTTAGACAGCATACCGATAAGCTGGGCTCACTCTTTGTTTATCTTCGTCACAGCGATGAAAAAGGCTGGCAGGTAGGCTCTGACGGTACCCGCCGTCCCATCAAGCGTATTATGGTGACCAACAGTTATGACTCAGGACTGACCGACAAGTGGGGTAACCTGACGAGCAATACTACGGCGACCTATATGCCAACGGGAAGTGGCCAGGATAGCTGGACTGTGGCGCACATCACCAGTTCAACCAACGCTTATTACACAGGTGCGGACTATCTGAGATATGGGCGCTTAAAGTCGAGCTCGGTGAGACAGTTGCAATATGCTAAGCAGGGTCTGTCTTATTCTAATTTGACTCGTAAAACGGAGTTTACCTATTACGATAACTTGATGCTGAAAAGCGAAACCGTCGCCCCAGAATGTGCCGGCAGTTCGACTAGTCGTAATAATGTGAATCACTGTGATGCCAGCAATAAGTACACAAAAACACTGCATTACGATGCGTTTGGTAATGTAAAGCAAACTGATGTCACTGCGGGCTCGGAGACACGCTCTAGTTATACTCAGTATGACAGCACGGGTGAGCTGGTTGTCAGAAAGACGAATGCGCTGAATCAGGCTGTCACGTATCTGTATAACGGCGTGAGCAACCCGGATGGACGCATTGAGTCTATCACAGAAACCAGCCCCAATGGCGTGTCAACAACGAAACTTCTGAATCAATGGGGAGAAGTGGTAGAGACGCGTTTTGCGAATGGTACTTATCAGAAGCGTGAAACCTTATCCTGTGGCAGCAGCTCGCTGTGTTCATCGGTGAGCGGACGCTACTATACTAAATCTACTCAATCTGGTGTAGCCGCGCAATATGAGGTGTTTGATATATATGGCCGCAATGTGCGCAATACCAAAGTGCTGGTTGATGGCAGTGTGGCGTATGAAGATATCACCTACGACAGGCACAACAACCCGATAACCAAGACACTGCCCTATAAATTGGGAGAGACTAAGTACACGACGCGCTTCGACTTTGATGGTTACAACCGGTTAGAAAAAACCACTATGCCCAGTGGCAAAGTGACAAGCATCCAGTATCTGGGTCATTTAACCCGTACCACGGATGTGGGGGGCAGTAATGATGGCTATAGTGCCAGCAGCTACAAACGCGATGAAATGCAGGATGTGCTGGATCGTACATTGTATAAGACAGATCCTTATACAGGCTCTAATCCGGATATTGTGAATCGTGTTAAATTTAATTATGACGCTTTCGGTAATACAGTCAGCACAATAAACGCGGTTTATAATAGTAGCTCAGGGCAATTCAAAAACACCGTAACCACAACGCACTACGACCGTTATGGCAGAAAAATTAAGGTGGAAGATCCCAGCCGGGGAACCTGGCAGCTCTATTACAATGGCTTTGGCAATATTGTTAAAGAGGTGAATGGTCGCTCTGAAACAAAAGTGAACTCTTTTACTAAGCTGGGTCAGGTATCACGTACTGTTCAGCTGGATAAAACCGTGCCTGGCCGTTCCCTGATCAGCTGTAATGTGTATGGCAACAGCAAATCTGCGCATAACATTGGTAAACTGACAGACTCTTATCAGTTCCGTGTGACAGGCTCAGCGCCAAGCTGCGAAAACTTAATTGCCAACAACACGGCGAGTATCAGTAAGCACTATACCTTTGATGACTTAGGTCGCTCTGAAAGCAGTGTGATTAAAAATGCCGGTGGTGAGTTTAAGACTGTTTCCAGCTATAACAGCCTGGGTCAGGTTAGTCAGATGGCATTGCCAAACGGCATGTTTGTGAAGTCGTATTACACGAACGGTCAGCTGCGCAGTAACTATGATGCCGCCACGAATAAGTTGTTGAGCAAAATTGAGCGCGTTGATGCACAAGGTCGGGTGACACAGCAGACGTTTGCCGGTGGGGTATCCCGGACTCAGTCGTTTGAAAAAGACAGTGCCTTCATTGACTCAATTTCTATTTCAAACGCCACTCAGACGTTGTATACGGTGAACTATAAGCATGATATCCGTGGCACCACGCGTCATCGTATCAGTCAGTATTATGAGCCGGGCGTCGGCAACGATTCGTTCAAATTTACCGAGTCTTTTGGTTATGAAAATAACGGTCTGCAACGCCTGGAAACCCGCACGGTAAGCCATGCCAGCACCCGTTATGGTGTTTCATTGCGCCTGGCCAATCAAACCTACAGCTATGATGCATATGGCAATATCAAAACCAACACCAATGTAGGCACTTACAACTATACGAATACCAATAATCCGTATCAGCTGACATCTGTTTCCGGGGCAAGTGGTAAGCGCAGCTACAGTATGTCTTATGATAGCCATGGCAACATTGTTAATGATGGTCAGCGTCGTTTTTACTACACCCAGTTTGATAAGCCTTATAAGATCACCAAGGACAATAATACCTTTACTGAATTCCGGTATGACGAAGCGGGTCATCGTTATTACCGTAAAGACGTACAACTGGTGAATGGCAGTTCACAAACGAAACAGGTGTACTATGTTGGTAAGGTCTATGAGCTGATCAAACAGTCAGGCGGTAAAAACAGCAGTGGTAGTGCTTTGCCATCACAAATTGAGCATCGCTGGTATGCTGGTGGCGTGGTGATCAGTCAGGTTGAGGGTCAGGCACAAAAAACTCAGGTTGCACACAGCGATATGTTGGGCTCAACCGTGCTGGTGACCAATGACAGCGGCAGTGCAATTGCGCAGTATATTTATGACCCCTGGGGTAAACAGCAGCGGGTGTATGCGGCTTCTGAAATGGGCAGCAGCCTGTTACCATTGACACAGATGCGCGCCTTTACCGGGCACGAGCAGGTAGATCAGCTCGAGGTCATACATATGAACGGGCGTATCTATGATGCCAATCTGGGTCGATTCTTACAGGCGGATCCGTTTGTTCAGTTCCCGGATTTAACGCAAAGCCATAACCGTTACAGCTATGTGCTGAATAACCCATTGACTTACAATGACCCGAGTGGTTACTTCCTGAAGAAGTTAATGAAGATCACGGGGCTGAGCTCACTACTTAAAGCCATCGCGAAAATCCCAATTCTGGATGCGGCGGTCAGTATTGCGTTGGGGATATATGCGCCCTGGGCATTGCCGTTATATCAGGGGCTGAAAACCTATGCTGTGACTGGCAGCTTTGGTGCAGCACTCAAGGCCTACGTTATTTCCAGTGTGACGATTGGTGTTTCTGAAGTGATTGGAGGTGCGTTACCTTTTGAAGCGGGTGGTTTAACTGCGGTTGCGAATGTTGCTTCTCATGCGATGGTTGGGGGGATCACCTCCGTTCTGCAAGGGGGTAAATTTGGTCATGGTTTTGTCAGCTCGATGGTGACGGCGAGCATGAAAGGGTTTATGAAACCACAAACGGGTGTGTTTGCAGATGCAGTTAAGAGAACCATTATAGCCGGTGTGGTAGGGGGTACTGTTTCTGAACTGACAGGTGGTAAGTTTGCGAATGGCGCGGTCACTTCAGCTATGCAGTGGTGGTATAATGCAGAGGGTAATCCCTCGTTTCCAGATGCTGATTTATTACCCAAATATGGCATAGATCCTTCATCGGGAGAACCAGTAACAGAAATTCGCTCTAGGTTTGCTAAAAGAGACAATGACCCTGAAGTATTTGAAGTTTCGGCTCATGGTGTAGTGGGTACAAAACATGGCAAGGAAGCAGGATTTATGCTGGTTGGAAGGGACTATAAGACGGGAGATAGTTACTCAGTTCAAATGAGCTTAGAAAATGCGGGGTGGACACCAGGCACACCAATAAAACTGTATGCTTGTTACACAGGTGCATTGGGATCAAATTCATTTGCTCAACACTTGTCTGATGCATTACAAGTAACGGTAACTGCCCCAACAAATATTGTCTATTTACATGGTGACGGCAGTTATACACATAGGGCGGACGGAAAGTTTGTAACATTTCAGCCACGTAAGGTAGAGGATTAA